A stretch of the Lolium perenne isolate Kyuss_39 chromosome 3, Kyuss_2.0, whole genome shotgun sequence genome encodes the following:
- the LOC139838047 gene encoding uncharacterized protein yields the protein MKVLYTNSAASVEEWITNAEGSLDSSARKIVGLDVEYDKLSGTYFNPKKAAVIQLCVGTDVLVYHICHADERSESLVEFLHGFRYIFAGFCTTEDCKVLSRSNLYVHNLKDIQEIWRDPDKKKKLQGLKDVAGAIIDPIYFEMKDGFGRAEHRMWANPPPLPPKHLEYAARDAYATYEVYRRLDLFERGFFSLFKHPEKKRGRDW from the coding sequence ATGAAGGTTCTGTACACGAATTCAGCAGCTAGTGTTGAGGAGTGGATCACCAATGCTGAAGGTTCCCTCGATTCTTCTGCTAGGAAGATTGTTGGTCTTGATGTTGAGTATGACAAACTCAGTGGTACCTATTTCAATCCGAAGAAAGCTGCTGTGATCCAGCTATGTGTTGGCACCGATGTTCTTGTGTACCACATATGCCATGCTGATGAGAGGAGTGAAAGTTTGGTTGAGTTTCTTCATGGCTTTAGGTACATTTTTGCTGGTTTTTGCACCACAGAAGACTGCAAAGTTCTCTCACGTTCAAATCTCTATGTTCATAATCTGAAGGATATCCAGGAAATATGGAGAGATCCGGACAAAAAGAAGAAACTTCAAGGCCTGAAGGATGTtgctggagctattatagatccaatctattttgagatgaaggatggtTTTGGAAGGGCAGAGCACAGGATGTGGGCTAATCCGCCGCCTCTACCGCCTAAGCATTTGGAATATGCTGCACGGGATGCATATGCAACCTACGAGGTTTATCGAAGGCTGGATTTGTTTGAGAGGGGCTTCTTCTCCTTATTCAAACATCCCGAGAAGAAGCGTGGCAGGGATTGGTGA
- the LOC139838048 gene encoding uncharacterized protein, producing MKVLYTNAAASVEEWLTNAEASLDSSARKIVGLDVEYDKLGGTYFNPKKAAVIQLCVGSDVLVYHICHADERSEKLYDFFYGYRYTFALGFVSHEDRTITSRSKYYVHNVKDIQAIWRDPDNRKRTQGLKDVAGAIIDPIYFEMKDGFGRAEHRMWADPPPLPPKHLEYAARDAYATYEVFRRLDVFERGFFSLFKHPEKKRGRDW from the coding sequence ATGAAGGTCCTGTACACAAACGCAGCAGCTAGTGTTGAGGAGTGGCTCACCAATGCTGAAGCTTCCCTAGATTCTTCTGCTAGGAAGATTGTTGGTCTTGATGTTGAGTATGACAAACTCGGTGGAACCTATTTCAATCCGAAGAAAGCTGCTGTGATCCAGCTATGTGTTGGCAGCGATGTTCTTGTGTACCACATATGCCATGCTGATGAGAGGAGTGAAAAGTTGTATGATTTCTTTTATGGCTATAGGTACACTTTTGCTTTGGGTTTTGTGTCGCATGAAGACCGCACCATTACATCACGTTCAAAGTACTATGTTCATAATGTGAAGGATATCCAGGCAATATGGAGAGATCCGGACAACAGGAAGAGAACTCAAGGTTTGAAGGATGTtgctggagctattatagatccaatctattttgagatgaaggatggtTTTGGAAGGGCAGAGCACAGGATGTGGGCTGATCCGCCGCCTCTACCGCCTAAGCATTTGGAATATGCTGCACGGGATGCATATGCCACGTATGAGGTTTTTCGGAGGCTGGATGTGTTTGAGAGGGGCTTCTTCTCCTTATTCAAACATCCCGAGAAGAAGCGTGGCAGGGATTGGTGA